The Micromonospora sp. NBC_01740 genome includes a window with the following:
- a CDS encoding non-ribosomal peptide synthetase: protein MVQDPGLAHAVLAQASRTPEAVAVADGDRRLSYADLDAASAAVARSLRRAGTRPGQAVAVHLPRGWRLVCVMLGILRLGATVVPLDRQSPPARRDHMLRDSGAVAVVHGPEAPGDLPDGVRPLPAEALLAVDAPPAGDAEPEAAPAPVAFVFYTSGTTGRPKGVEVRDAGVLRLARPGYVALTPAARYASLANPAFDAISFEVWVPLLTGGCCVVLDDETVATPHLLDAALRRERIDTLFITVALFNAVVDERPHCFADAGQVLVGGEQLNARLIRRWYRDNPASRTRLHNVYGPTEATTFALCHPIPRDFDAEVVPIGRVLPGTDAHLVVDGERVAAPGEVAELYLGGAALAAGYRNLPEETTARFVRLPWLDGSAGRHYRTGDLVRADAAGRVEYVGRVDRQVKVRGFRVEPGEVERQVLAHPGVRQAYVCTRRDPVHGTNELLAYLVTAGDLSYAEFDRHLTATLPPYLRPHRVHRVGALPLTANGKVDADALLRRDDPPWRAGRDDPPGCGGRDDPPRRGGRDDPHPHDGREERHDPHPHDGRDGEPAEVAGTAWQRAVLGLAGEVLGVPDLRPDDRWIASGGDSLKALRLRFEIQRRWGAEVPQAVVLGGDLAELATAVATARTATGSPYPVPAPPSGARSAPATSEQQRLWLLQQRSPASTAYHVGLAFELRGRVDVDALRHALRRVVARHPALRTAFRATPEGLRQEVGDPYDPWREPTPTPASASDADGAGAGARADDWAGAGDRAGDGDWAGAGDGAGGGVGDGDWAGWRERARALFAASFDLGQPRMLRAYWLARDGGGVLLLHLHHIAVDGWSLDVLFRGLSAAYAAALAGTTEDEDEPAPTPLDYARWQAEWFARPAYRAQRDALRGHYADVTEVAAPLRPIRKHGGTGDHLLHTTIGPERRAALDRLGAELGLTRFPLLLTLFGWAVHGVTGRTHPRVASPVANRPVRDFEASVGMFANTVLLPLALAPAEELRAQLRRQADAVRAVLDAQDVALAHAVADHDFGADAPLFDFLFVLDNTDFSALALPGCASRPVWLAPTEAKCPLTLSVVAHESGFDCLWEYADEHFDAADVAAAAELFRRGLDALTGTDPSTLAELVRPYRRGLPEPGRGSRTPSAFPTVAEAFARRVRAEPTATALVAGDRRLSYADLDAYASALAAELLRDHPVSTDDRHCVALFFEPSVEHVVALLSAARLNLTVVPLDRAYPPALLRQVLGQVDPLCVLLAPGDEPALDVIDEGAHPRHPVVLSRSATPVAPSYAGRPLYTLFTSGSTGTPKGVQVGDALLVNLLRWQSEAGGLAGAAATLQFSMLSFDVSFQEIFGTLCGGGTLHLPRPGLRQDMPALLAHLDAAGIERIFLPYVALQLLAEHGVRLGRYPSRLREVVTAGEQLICTDSIRRWFAGLPGARLFNHYGPTETHVVSSLCLDGDPATWPTRPAIGRPVANTWLRVVDSADEVVPPDCPGQLLIGGELVAPCYLDDPALDRARFVELPGDGWFFRSGDQARFDRDGLLHYLGRDDQQVKVSGHRLELGQVEAALLAHPAVVNAVVVRDDPHLVACLELRADPPSPEELTGHLAGLLPGYVRVDRFRRLPELPRTASGKLDRRRALTAPGEELRPGAAAPAPVMSVLESRLAKLFEEVVGTPIAPDRRFFDQGAGSLDLMRFHLRCAAEGLPLSIPDLFEHVTIRRLARFLTEQRATEAAVGARDGAVAGPADEPVAVVGMAVRLPGAADLAAFWAMVEAGDRGIEHFDAADGLVGARSQLAGVLGFDPGHFGISRQEARLMDPQQRHLLMSCVEALAHAGIADPAGQRVGLLASCGENTYFQTMLREADPARLPDSFQLALHHEKDFLATKVAYHLRLTGPAFTVQAACASSLVAVHVAAGLLRQGDSDVMLVGGVLVDPLLTAGYRYQPQHIFSPDGHCRPFSDDAGGTVGASGVGVVVLKPLRLARRDGDTVYAVITGSAVNNDGAEKIGYAAPSVAGQREVIRTALRRSGRTSGDVGYVEAHGTGTELGDPVEVAALRQAFDLAGSGRVALASVKSQIGHLGAAAGVVGLVRAVLAVHHGLIPPNVDFRRLNPRLGPDPAPFHVPTKARPWPVDRPRVAAVSSFGIGGTNAHLVCEAVAQVGAGPETPPVPGVPVVLLASGSAAGLRADADRIADYLAARPEAYHRVLRHLQAGRTPGRWRAAAVCADAAAAVAWLRTATAVEVTPVEAAPVAVTGPAGTPPAADLVAAWLAGRPVRWPAGPAQPPWDFPPPAFVLVDHEFARAAPPAGSAPPAGMAPPAGAASAGVASPGAASPGVPAAAGAAPADQPWPARLSEAEWLHQPHWVRWRHAGADPGARRPETLVVMAAEPPPPAALRAFAASHARVVAVTAADGFARLGPDSYQADPADPESLGRLLDALTGADAGSPAAPGHGGVDWLHALPLAVDGPVGADALAHAYRACVDTPAALLAAVAALPRRPRLRAWWLSQQAQPVHDDVRRPELGLLAGVCEVAPQEGDVASHWVDLPGPDPADWAPALAALLAEETPPRRLALRGSYWWEQALLPVRPPAAPATHPLPAVPATRALPAGPAVYVVLGGTGGIGRSIAAWLLEQGDCRVVLLARRGPLPAGLARWADRVDLVEGDLAEAGPDELLARLDARTRRVDGVVHAAGIAAGGLIGRRDAAAMRRATAGRAYGALLVERLVARHRPSFVVYCSSMSAQLGGVGQLDYAATNGLLDGFARHRADGADTTLRISVGWDVWSEVGLARDALPTDARHRAHLAVGLSVDEGRRLFAQALRLRLPQLLVCTTALDRAREFYAPLAGPADATPAVLPRSAAEQVGEWLCDWLGVDALDPAASLYDLGADSLLLLDLIDRVKERFGVSLGLSQLSHRVSLAEVLGLLGEPVRAADPADPAVAVEVWQAGRGRAVLCLVHPVGGDVQAYRPLVSALDPELTVCVIADPALVSPGQPAWSLAERAARYHAALRDRFPRDEWRWRLAGWSFGAWVALGMAAEAEAAGQPADELYLLDPPPPDAAPAFEAYDEERLAALFAHELGAATGANTAATAYANALARCCRANLASMAQHTLPRLAGTPGRLWLAGRPTAGLPALGAPQEQARTWRGHLTGLAWHLVDTTHYGIVEAPHVDMVAGAINEAELATDPRAAR, encoded by the coding sequence ATGGTCCAGGATCCCGGTCTCGCCCACGCCGTGCTCGCCCAGGCCAGCCGTACCCCCGAGGCGGTCGCGGTGGCCGACGGCGACCGGCGCCTCAGCTACGCCGACCTGGACGCCGCCAGCGCCGCAGTCGCCCGGTCCCTGCGCCGGGCCGGGACCCGCCCGGGTCAGGCGGTCGCGGTGCACCTGCCGCGCGGCTGGCGGCTGGTCTGCGTCATGCTCGGCATCCTGCGGCTCGGCGCGACCGTGGTGCCGCTGGACCGGCAGAGCCCGCCCGCCCGGCGGGACCACATGCTGCGCGACTCGGGCGCCGTGGCGGTGGTCCACGGCCCGGAGGCGCCCGGCGACCTGCCCGACGGGGTGCGGCCGCTGCCGGCGGAGGCCCTGCTCGCGGTGGACGCCCCGCCGGCCGGGGACGCGGAGCCGGAGGCCGCGCCCGCGCCGGTCGCGTTCGTCTTCTACACCTCGGGCACCACCGGCCGCCCCAAGGGCGTGGAGGTGCGCGACGCGGGCGTCCTGCGGCTGGCCCGCCCCGGCTACGTCGCGCTGACCCCGGCGGCCCGCTACGCGAGCCTCGCCAACCCGGCGTTCGACGCGATCAGCTTCGAGGTCTGGGTGCCGCTGCTGACCGGCGGCTGCTGCGTCGTGCTCGACGACGAGACGGTGGCGACGCCGCACCTGCTCGACGCCGCGCTGCGCCGGGAGCGGATAGACACGCTCTTCATCACCGTGGCGCTGTTCAACGCGGTGGTCGACGAACGGCCGCACTGCTTCGCCGACGCCGGCCAGGTGCTCGTCGGCGGCGAGCAACTCAACGCCCGGCTGATCCGCCGCTGGTACCGCGACAACCCCGCCAGCCGCACCCGGCTGCACAACGTCTACGGGCCCACCGAGGCGACCACGTTCGCCCTGTGCCATCCGATCCCGCGCGACTTCGACGCCGAGGTGGTCCCGATCGGCCGGGTGCTGCCGGGCACCGACGCGCACCTGGTGGTCGACGGCGAGCGTGTCGCCGCGCCGGGCGAGGTCGCCGAGCTGTACCTGGGCGGCGCGGCGCTGGCGGCCGGCTACCGCAACCTGCCCGAGGAGACCACCGCGCGCTTCGTCCGGCTGCCCTGGCTGGACGGCTCCGCCGGCCGCCACTACCGCACCGGCGACCTGGTGCGCGCCGACGCCGCCGGCCGCGTCGAGTACGTCGGCCGGGTCGACCGGCAGGTCAAGGTCCGGGGCTTCCGGGTCGAGCCCGGCGAGGTGGAGCGGCAGGTCCTCGCCCACCCGGGGGTCCGGCAGGCGTACGTCTGCACCCGGCGCGACCCGGTGCACGGCACGAACGAGCTGCTGGCGTACCTGGTGACGGCTGGCGACCTGTCGTACGCGGAGTTCGACCGGCACCTGACCGCGACCCTGCCGCCGTACCTGCGCCCGCACCGGGTCCACCGGGTCGGGGCGCTGCCGCTGACGGCGAACGGCAAGGTGGACGCCGACGCGCTGCTGCGGCGCGACGACCCGCCCTGGCGCGCTGGCCGCGACGACCCGCCTGGGTGTGGTGGGCGCGACGACCCGCCTAGGCGTGGTGGGCGCGACGACCCGCACCCACACGACGGGCGCGAGGAACGCCACGACCCGCACCCACACGACGGGCGCGACGGCGAGCCCGCCGAGGTGGCCGGCACGGCGTGGCAGCGGGCGGTGCTCGGGCTGGCCGGCGAGGTGCTGGGCGTGCCCGACCTGCGACCGGACGACCGGTGGATCGCCAGCGGCGGGGATTCGCTGAAGGCGCTGCGGCTGCGCTTCGAGATCCAGCGGCGCTGGGGCGCCGAGGTGCCGCAGGCGGTGGTGCTGGGCGGCGACCTCGCCGAGCTGGCCACGGCGGTCGCGACGGCCCGCACCGCGACCGGCTCGCCGTACCCGGTGCCGGCTCCCCCGTCCGGCGCCCGGTCCGCGCCGGCCACCTCGGAGCAGCAGCGGCTCTGGCTGTTGCAGCAACGGTCCCCGGCGTCCACCGCCTACCACGTGGGGCTCGCCTTCGAGCTGCGCGGCCGGGTCGACGTCGACGCGCTGCGGCACGCGCTGCGCCGGGTGGTGGCACGTCATCCGGCGCTACGGACCGCCTTCCGGGCCACGCCGGAGGGGCTGCGCCAGGAGGTCGGCGACCCCTACGACCCGTGGCGCGAGCCAACTCCCACTCCCGCGTCCGCTTCCGACGCTGACGGAGCCGGGGCCGGGGCCAGGGCTGACGACTGGGCTGGGGCCGGCGACAGGGCCGGCGACGGCGACTGGGCTGGGGCCGGTGACGGGGCTGGCGGCGGGGTTGGCGACGGCGACTGGGCCGGGTGGCGCGAGCGCGCCCGCGCCCTCTTCGCCGCCTCCTTCGACCTCGGGCAGCCGCGCATGCTGCGGGCGTACTGGCTGGCCCGCGACGGCGGCGGGGTGCTCCTGCTGCACCTGCACCACATCGCGGTCGACGGCTGGTCGCTCGACGTCCTGTTCCGCGGGCTGTCGGCCGCGTACGCGGCGGCGCTGGCCGGCACGACCGAGGACGAGGACGAGCCCGCCCCGACGCCGCTGGACTACGCCCGGTGGCAGGCCGAGTGGTTCGCCCGGCCGGCCTACCGGGCACAACGCGACGCCCTGCGCGGCCACTACGCCGACGTGACGGAGGTCGCCGCGCCGCTGCGGCCGATCCGGAAGCACGGCGGCACCGGGGACCACCTGCTCCACACCACGATCGGCCCGGAACGCCGTGCCGCCCTCGACCGGCTCGGCGCCGAGCTGGGACTGACCCGCTTCCCGCTGCTGCTGACGCTCTTCGGCTGGGCCGTGCACGGGGTGACCGGCCGCACCCATCCGCGCGTCGCCAGCCCGGTGGCGAACCGGCCCGTACGCGACTTCGAGGCGAGTGTCGGCATGTTCGCCAACACGGTGCTGCTGCCCCTGGCGCTGGCACCCGCCGAGGAACTGCGGGCGCAGCTGCGCCGACAGGCCGACGCCGTACGCGCGGTGCTCGACGCGCAGGACGTGGCGCTCGCGCACGCCGTCGCCGACCACGACTTCGGCGCCGACGCGCCGCTGTTCGACTTCCTCTTCGTCCTCGACAACACGGACTTCTCCGCGCTGGCGCTGCCCGGCTGCGCGTCCCGGCCGGTCTGGCTGGCCCCGACCGAGGCCAAGTGCCCGCTCACCCTCTCGGTCGTCGCGCACGAGTCCGGCTTCGACTGCCTCTGGGAGTACGCCGACGAGCACTTCGACGCCGCCGACGTGGCCGCGGCGGCCGAGTTGTTCCGGCGCGGCCTGGACGCGTTGACCGGCACCGACCCGAGCACGCTGGCCGAGCTGGTGCGCCCCTACCGCCGCGGCCTGCCCGAGCCCGGCCGGGGTTCGCGTACCCCGTCGGCCTTCCCCACCGTGGCCGAGGCCTTCGCCCGGCGGGTGCGGGCGGAGCCGACCGCAACCGCGCTGGTGGCCGGCGACCGTCGCCTCAGCTACGCCGACCTCGACGCGTACGCCTCGGCGCTCGCCGCCGAACTGCTGCGGGACCATCCGGTCTCCACCGACGACCGGCATTGCGTCGCCCTGTTCTTCGAGCCGTCGGTGGAACACGTGGTGGCGCTGCTCTCGGCGGCCCGGCTCAACCTGACCGTCGTGCCGCTCGACCGGGCCTACCCGCCGGCGCTGCTGCGCCAGGTGCTGGGCCAGGTCGACCCGCTCTGCGTGCTGCTGGCGCCCGGCGACGAGCCCGCCCTCGACGTGATCGACGAGGGCGCTCATCCCCGGCACCCGGTGGTGCTGTCCCGGTCGGCCACGCCTGTCGCGCCGTCGTACGCCGGCCGCCCGCTCTACACGCTCTTCACCTCGGGCTCGACCGGCACGCCCAAGGGGGTGCAGGTCGGCGACGCCCTGCTGGTCAACCTCCTGCGCTGGCAGAGCGAGGCCGGCGGCCTGGCGGGCGCGGCGGCGACCCTGCAGTTCTCCATGCTCTCCTTCGACGTGTCCTTCCAGGAGATCTTCGGCACGCTCTGCGGCGGCGGCACCCTGCACCTTCCCCGCCCCGGGCTCAGGCAGGACATGCCGGCCCTGCTGGCGCACCTCGACGCCGCCGGCATCGAGCGGATCTTCCTGCCGTACGTCGCCCTGCAACTCCTCGCCGAGCACGGGGTCCGCCTCGGCCGGTACCCGTCCCGGCTGCGGGAGGTCGTCACCGCCGGCGAGCAGCTGATCTGCACCGACAGCATCCGCCGCTGGTTCGCCGGCCTGCCCGGTGCGCGCCTGTTCAACCATTACGGCCCGACCGAGACCCACGTGGTCAGCAGCCTCTGCCTCGACGGCGACCCGGCCACCTGGCCGACCCGCCCCGCCATCGGCCGCCCGGTCGCCAACACGTGGCTGCGGGTGGTGGACTCCGCCGACGAGGTGGTGCCGCCGGACTGCCCCGGGCAGCTGCTGATCGGCGGGGAACTGGTGGCGCCCTGCTACCTGGACGATCCGGCGCTCGACCGGGCCCGCTTCGTCGAGCTGCCCGGTGACGGCTGGTTCTTCCGCAGCGGCGACCAGGCCCGGTTCGACCGCGACGGTCTGCTGCACTACCTGGGCCGCGACGACCAGCAGGTGAAGGTGAGCGGGCACCGGCTGGAGCTGGGCCAGGTGGAGGCGGCCCTGCTGGCGCACCCGGCGGTCGTCAACGCCGTGGTGGTCCGCGACGATCCGCACCTGGTCGCCTGTCTGGAGCTGCGGGCGGATCCACCGTCGCCGGAGGAGCTGACCGGTCACCTGGCGGGGCTCCTGCCCGGGTACGTGCGGGTGGACCGGTTCCGGCGGCTGCCGGAGCTGCCGCGTACCGCCAGCGGGAAGCTGGACCGCCGCCGCGCGTTGACGGCACCGGGCGAGGAGCTGCGGCCGGGCGCCGCCGCGCCGGCGCCGGTCATGTCGGTCCTGGAGTCTCGGCTGGCCAAGCTCTTCGAGGAGGTCGTCGGGACGCCGATCGCACCCGACCGGCGCTTCTTCGACCAGGGCGCGGGCAGCCTCGACCTGATGCGCTTCCACCTGCGCTGCGCCGCCGAGGGGCTGCCGCTGAGCATCCCCGACCTCTTCGAGCACGTCACCATCCGCCGCCTCGCCCGGTTCCTCACCGAGCAACGGGCCACGGAGGCGGCGGTGGGCGCGCGGGACGGGGCCGTCGCTGGCCCGGCGGACGAGCCGGTCGCCGTGGTCGGGATGGCCGTCCGGCTGCCCGGCGCGGCCGACCTGGCCGCCTTCTGGGCGATGGTGGAGGCCGGCGACCGGGGCATCGAGCACTTCGACGCCGCCGACGGCCTGGTCGGCGCCCGCAGCCAGCTGGCCGGGGTGCTCGGCTTCGACCCGGGGCACTTCGGCATCAGCCGCCAGGAGGCGCGGCTGATGGATCCGCAGCAGCGGCACCTGCTGATGAGCTGCGTCGAGGCGTTGGCGCACGCCGGCATCGCCGATCCCGCCGGGCAGCGGGTCGGCCTGCTCGCCAGCTGCGGCGAGAACACGTACTTCCAGACGATGCTGCGCGAAGCCGATCCGGCGCGGCTGCCGGACTCCTTCCAGTTGGCGCTGCACCACGAGAAGGACTTCCTGGCCACGAAGGTCGCCTACCACCTGCGGCTGACCGGTCCGGCCTTCACCGTGCAGGCGGCCTGCGCCAGCTCGCTGGTGGCGGTCCACGTCGCGGCCGGGCTGCTGCGCCAGGGCGACAGCGACGTGATGCTGGTCGGCGGCGTGCTGGTGGACCCGCTGCTGACGGCCGGCTACCGCTACCAGCCGCAGCACATCTTCTCCCCGGACGGGCACTGCCGGCCGTTCAGCGACGACGCCGGCGGCACCGTCGGCGCCAGCGGGGTGGGCGTGGTCGTGCTCAAGCCCCTGCGGCTGGCCCGGCGCGACGGCGACACCGTCTACGCCGTGATCACCGGGTCGGCCGTCAACAACGACGGCGCGGAGAAGATCGGCTACGCCGCGCCGTCGGTCGCCGGCCAGCGTGAGGTGATCCGTACCGCGCTGCGCCGCAGCGGGCGTACCAGCGGCGACGTGGGCTACGTGGAGGCGCACGGCACCGGCACGGAGCTGGGCGATCCGGTGGAGGTGGCGGCGCTACGCCAGGCGTTCGACCTGGCCGGGTCCGGTCGCGTCGCGCTGGCCTCGGTGAAGAGCCAGATCGGTCATCTCGGCGCGGCGGCCGGGGTGGTCGGTCTGGTCCGCGCCGTGCTGGCCGTGCACCACGGGCTGATCCCGCCGAACGTCGACTTCCGTCGCCTCAATCCACGGCTGGGCCCCGACCCGGCCCCGTTCCACGTCCCCACGAAGGCCCGGCCCTGGCCCGTCGACCGGCCACGCGTGGCGGCGGTGAGCAGCTTCGGCATCGGCGGCACCAACGCCCACCTGGTCTGCGAGGCGGTCGCGCAGGTCGGCGCCGGCCCGGAGACTCCGCCGGTCCCCGGCGTACCGGTGGTGCTGCTCGCCAGCGGCAGCGCGGCCGGCCTGCGCGCCGACGCCGACCGCATCGCCGACTACCTGGCGGCCCGGCCCGAGGCCTACCACCGGGTGCTGCGCCACCTCCAGGCGGGCCGCACGCCGGGCAGGTGGCGGGCGGCGGCCGTCTGCGCCGACGCGGCCGCCGCCGTGGCCTGGCTGCGCACCGCGACCGCCGTCGAGGTCACCCCCGTCGAGGCGGCGCCCGTCGCGGTCACCGGCCCGGCCGGTACGCCACCGGCGGCCGACCTCGTCGCCGCCTGGCTGGCCGGTCGGCCGGTCCGGTGGCCGGCCGGTCCAGCGCAGCCGCCCTGGGACTTCCCCCCGCCGGCGTTCGTTCTCGTCGACCACGAGTTCGCCCGCGCCGCCCCGCCGGCCGGGTCGGCACCGCCGGCCGGGATGGCACCGCCCGCCGGGGCGGCGTCAGCCGGGGTGGCGTCGCCCGGGGCGGCGTCGCCCGGGGTGCCGGCGGCTGCCGGGGCGGCGCCGGCCGATCAGCCGTGGCCGGCGCGGCTGTCCGAGGCCGAGTGGTTGCACCAGCCGCACTGGGTGCGCTGGCGGCACGCGGGGGCCGACCCCGGTGCCCGCCGCCCGGAGACGCTCGTGGTCATGGCCGCGGAACCACCGCCGCCGGCCGCGCTCCGCGCCTTCGCGGCGTCCCACGCCCGGGTGGTCGCCGTCACCGCCGCGGACGGCTTCGCCCGGCTCGGACCGGACAGCTACCAGGCCGACCCGGCCGATCCCGAGTCGCTGGGCCGGCTGCTCGACGCGCTGACCGGTGCCGACGCCGGCTCGCCGGCCGCGCCCGGGCACGGCGGTGTCGACTGGCTCCACGCGCTGCCGCTGGCCGTCGACGGGCCGGTCGGCGCGGACGCGCTCGCCCACGCGTACCGGGCCTGCGTCGACACCCCGGCGGCGCTGCTGGCAGCCGTCGCCGCGCTGCCCCGCCGGCCCCGGCTGCGGGCCTGGTGGCTGTCGCAGCAGGCGCAACCCGTGCACGACGACGTACGCCGGCCGGAGCTGGGCCTGCTCGCCGGGGTCTGCGAGGTCGCACCCCAGGAGGGCGACGTCGCGAGCCACTGGGTGGACCTGCCGGGCCCCGATCCGGCCGACTGGGCGCCGGCGCTCGCGGCGCTGCTGGCGGAGGAGACACCACCCCGCCGACTCGCGCTGCGCGGGAGTTACTGGTGGGAGCAGGCGCTGCTGCCGGTCCGCCCGCCGGCCGCGCCGGCCACGCATCCGCTGCCGGCGGTGCCCGCCACGCGCGCGCTGCCGGCCGGACCGGCCGTGTACGTGGTCCTCGGCGGCACCGGCGGCATCGGGCGGAGCATCGCCGCCTGGCTGCTGGAGCAGGGCGACTGCCGGGTGGTCCTGCTGGCGCGGCGCGGGCCGCTGCCGGCCGGGTTGGCGCGCTGGGCCGACCGCGTCGACCTCGTCGAGGGCGACCTGGCCGAGGCCGGACCCGACGAACTGCTGGCCCGGCTCGACGCCCGGACCCGACGGGTCGACGGGGTGGTCCACGCCGCGGGGATCGCGGCCGGCGGGCTGATCGGCCGGCGGGACGCGGCCGCGATGCGGCGGGCCACGGCCGGCAGGGCGTACGGCGCGCTGCTCGTGGAGCGGTTGGTCGCGCGCCACCGGCCGTCGTTCGTCGTCTACTGCTCGTCGATGTCGGCGCAGCTCGGCGGCGTCGGCCAGCTCGACTACGCCGCCACCAACGGACTGCTCGACGGCTTCGCCCGGCACCGGGCGGACGGGGCCGACACCACGCTGCGGATCTCCGTGGGCTGGGACGTCTGGAGCGAGGTGGGCCTGGCCCGGGACGCCCTGCCCACCGACGCCCGGCACCGGGCGCACCTGGCGGTCGGCCTCTCCGTGGACGAGGGGCGCCGGCTCTTCGCGCAGGCCCTGCGGCTGCGGCTGCCGCAGCTGCTCGTCTGCACCACCGCGCTGGACCGGGCGCGGGAGTTCTACGCGCCACTGGCCGGCCCGGCGGACGCGACACCCGCCGTACTGCCCCGGTCGGCCGCCGAGCAGGTCGGCGAGTGGCTCTGCGACTGGCTGGGCGTCGACGCGCTCGACCCGGCCGCGTCCCTCTACGACCTGGGGGCCGACTCGCTGCTGCTGCTGGACCTGATCGACCGGGTCAAGGAGCGCTTCGGCGTCAGCCTCGGCCTGTCCCAGCTGAGCCACCGGGTGAGCCTGGCCGAGGTGCTGGGGCTCCTCGGCGAGCCGGTCCGCGCCGCCGACCCCGCCGACCCCGCCGTGGCGGTGGAGGTCTGGCAGGCGGGCCGGGGGCGTGCGGTGCTCTGCCTGGTCCATCCGGTCGGCGGCGACGTCCAGGCGTACCGGCCGCTGGTGTCGGCGCTCGATCCGGAGCTCACGGTCTGCGTCATCGCCGATCCTGCGCTGGTGAGCCCCGGGCAGCCGGCCTGGTCGCTGGCGGAGCGGGCCGCGCGCTACCACGCCGCGCTACGGGACCGCTTCCCCCGCGACGAGTGGCGCTGGCGGCTCGCCGGGTGGTCGTTCGGCGCCTGGGTGGCGCTCGGGATGGCGGCGGAGGCCGAGGCGGCCGGCCAGCCGGCGGACGAGCTGTACCTGCTCGACCCGCCGCCGCCGGACGCCGCGCCGGCCTTCGAGGCGTACGACGAGGAGCGGCTCGCCGCGCTCTTCGCCCACGAGCTGGGGGCGGCGACCGGCGCGAACACCGCGGCGACGGCGTACGCGAACGCGCTGGCGCGCTGCTGCCGGGCCAACCTGGCGAGCATGGCCCAGCACACCCTGCCCCGGCTGGCGGGGACGCCCGGGCGGCTCTGGCTCGCGGGCCGCCCGACGGCCGGGCTGCCGGCGCTCGGCGCGCCGCAGGAGCAGGCCCGCACGTGGCGGGGGCACCTGACCGGGCTCGCCTGGCACCTCGTCGACACCACCCACTACGGCATCGTCGAGGCGCCGCACGTGGACATGGTGGCCGGGGCCATCAACGAGGCGGAGTTGGCCACCGACCCGAGGGCGGCGCGATGA
- a CDS encoding GSCFA domain-containing protein: MNPYQSLPSRSFWRTAVAEPEMRDIGEVWTPKFGLDPDDPVLTAGSCFARHLGPALRDEGMNWREVELPPPGLTEAERRARHYGAFSFRTGTIYTAATLRQWLTWALTDDPGPDEVWCEGDRFFDPYRPSVEPDGYDSAEATLAARRSTLAAMRGAVAEAGCLIFTLGLTEAWRDVPTGTVHPVCPGTVRGTFDAGRHVFHNFTVAEVHRDLAAVVALLRAANPRLTVLLTVSPVPLTATATGAHALTATTYSKSVLRAAAGQLAQEHEHVDYFPSYELITSFPFRGVFFAPNLRAVTPTGVAFVMRHFFDALERDRSAGPTATASDARADAADGGDLYCDDAVLDHYRAG; encoded by the coding sequence ATGAATCCGTACCAGTCGTTGCCGTCGCGGTCGTTCTGGCGCACCGCCGTGGCCGAGCCGGAGATGCGGGACATCGGCGAGGTGTGGACGCCGAAGTTCGGCCTCGACCCGGACGATCCGGTCCTCACCGCCGGTTCCTGCTTCGCCCGCCACCTCGGTCCCGCCCTGCGCGACGAGGGGATGAACTGGCGTGAGGTCGAGCTGCCCCCGCCGGGGCTGACCGAGGCCGAGCGCCGGGCCCGCCACTACGGCGCGTTCTCCTTCCGCACCGGCACCATCTACACCGCCGCCACCCTGCGGCAGTGGCTGACCTGGGCGCTGACGGACGACCCCGGGCCCGACGAGGTCTGGTGCGAGGGCGACCGGTTCTTCGACCCGTACCGCCCGTCGGTCGAACCCGACGGGTACGACTCGGCGGAGGCGACCCTGGCCGCCCGCCGGTCCACCCTGGCGGCGATGCGGGGGGCGGTCGCCGAGGCGGGCTGTCTCATCTTCACCCTCGGCCTGACCGAGGCCTGGCGCGACGTGCCGACCGGCACCGTCCACCCGGTCTGCCCCGGCACCGTCCGGGGCACCTTCGACGCCGGGCGGCACGTCTTCCACAACTTCACCGTGGCCGAGGTGCACCGGGACCTCGCCGCCGTCGTCGCGCTGCTGCGCGCCGCCAACCCCCGGCTGACCGTCCTGCTGACCGTGTCGCCGGTGCCGCTCACCGCGACGGCGACCGGGGCGCACGCGTTGACCGCCACCACGTACTCCAAGTCGGTGCTGCGGGCCGCGGCGGGCCAGCTGGCCCAGGAGCACGAGCACGTCGACTACTTCCCCTCGTACGAGCTGATCACCAGTTTCCCGTTCCGGGGGGTCTTCTTCGCGCCGAACCTGCGCGCCGTGACGCCGACGGGGGTCGCCTTCGTCATGCGCCACTTCTTCGACGCCCTCGAACGCGACAGGTCGGCGGGTCCGACCGCCACGGCGTCCGACGCTCGCGCCGACGCCGCCGACGGAGGTGACCTCTACTGTGACGACGCCGTCCTCGACCACTACCGCGCCGGCTAG